One Chloroflexota bacterium genomic window carries:
- a CDS encoding serine/threonine-protein phosphatase codes for MKPILPEFDSSGLSHIGPVREDNQDAIQLPNGHLTAERGWLFGVADGMGGYAHGDMASTLALEKLFEAFYGERALPVERALRRGIESANLGVYKQAQRLGAGRMGTTLTAAGVVGNQLYLAHVGDSRAYLIRDGRATCLTEDHTTVGELVRMKVLSADKVRTHAQRSILTKGIGLTLFVQPDITQHTLREGDRVVLCSDGVWSVIQDDEFAELTAQTNRAQELSLRLINLALERQTDDNCSAITIHIQRLSPSPAGNSSSRKGLSLREWISRHVAMFFHSRLTLEV; via the coding sequence TTGAAACCGATTTTACCCGAGTTCGATTCCAGCGGACTAAGCCATATCGGTCCCGTGCGCGAGGATAATCAAGACGCGATTCAATTGCCCAACGGGCATCTGACTGCGGAGCGGGGATGGTTGTTCGGCGTGGCGGATGGCATGGGCGGATACGCGCACGGTGACATGGCGAGTACGCTCGCGCTCGAAAAACTATTCGAGGCGTTTTATGGCGAACGCGCGTTGCCCGTGGAACGCGCGTTGCGACGCGGCATCGAATCGGCAAACCTGGGAGTCTACAAGCAAGCGCAACGCCTGGGCGCGGGGCGCATGGGCACGACGTTGACCGCCGCGGGAGTCGTCGGCAATCAACTTTATCTCGCGCACGTGGGCGATAGCCGCGCGTACCTGATTCGCGATGGTCGCGCGACGTGCTTGACGGAGGATCATACGACGGTCGGCGAACTCGTGCGGATGAAAGTGTTGTCGGCGGACAAGGTTCGCACGCACGCGCAACGTTCGATTCTGACGAAGGGGATTGGCTTGACCTTGTTCGTCCAACCGGACATTACGCAACACACCTTGCGCGAAGGCGACCGGGTCGTGTTGTGCAGCGATGGCGTGTGGTCGGTGATTCAAGATGACGAGTTTGCGGAACTCACTGCACAGACGAATCGCGCGCAAGAGTTGAGTCTACGTTTGATCAATCTCGCGCTCGAACGGCAGACCGACGACAATTGTTCGGCGATCACCATTCACATTCAACGCTTGTCTCCCTCGCCTGCCGGCAACAGTTCATCGCGCAAAGGATTGTCGTTGCGCGAGTGGATTTCGCGGCACGTCGCGATGTTCTTTCACTCCCGATTGACCCTAGAAGTTTGA
- a CDS encoding APC family permease: protein MGTQPSVKKTLGLTGVTVNAMALMAPGAFLWLTLQLQAASTDANGISTARDMWAGVVMALLVAFLTALAFSELAYRYPDAGSRSAYHFAQRVFMDRADSKHHRWARPVKFITGWAAHLFYWVYPGVMVAFMANLANYIAEQFGYHPTIWGQVLLACAFAAFVGFLALRGITGSTTSSIVLNAIQITMLVVFAVLAILFRLYNPSNLAPSEWYHPSVASIVLPHEWSGMLFQASIAILILVGFESTTVLGAVATNPKRDVPRGAILALLIQGLLVYLVEYFAVSVIQNDRLKVGALTGIAASAASRAPMGDLAIQIGDPLLGGNGFVVMLTIAATVALALLAATLTAMNTGVRISFAMSQDEEMPDIMGLLHAQYATPYVAVVLLTITSALIGSLGVVGGVVALTGITLASNLGTFVLYALICGLAVVAFVGNHEFNWLRHVILPIFGLIANLGMVLVICIVGTTSSGVTAQATYLALGIAAAWLALGVVYVVVMKMRRERTLVSPTHHITTEK from the coding sequence ATGGGTACTCAGCCAAGCGTTAAGAAAACCCTGGGACTGACCGGCGTCACAGTGAACGCGATGGCGTTGATGGCGCCGGGCGCGTTCTTGTGGTTAACCTTGCAATTGCAAGCCGCGAGCACGGACGCGAACGGCATTAGCACAGCGCGGGATATGTGGGCGGGCGTGGTGATGGCATTGCTGGTTGCGTTTTTGACCGCGCTCGCTTTTTCCGAATTGGCGTATCGTTACCCGGATGCCGGGAGTCGCAGTGCGTACCACTTTGCCCAACGCGTGTTTATGGATCGCGCCGATTCGAAACATCATCGCTGGGCGCGCCCGGTGAAATTCATTACCGGCTGGGCGGCGCACCTGTTTTACTGGGTCTATCCCGGCGTGATGGTCGCGTTCATGGCGAATTTGGCGAATTATATCGCCGAGCAATTCGGCTATCATCCCACCATTTGGGGTCAAGTGTTGCTGGCGTGCGCCTTTGCCGCGTTCGTCGGATTTCTCGCGTTGCGCGGCATCACCGGTTCGACCACATCGTCCATCGTGCTCAACGCGATTCAAATTACGATGCTCGTCGTTTTTGCCGTGCTTGCCATTCTCTTTCGTCTTTACAATCCGTCGAATCTCGCGCCGAGTGAGTGGTATCACCCCTCGGTTGCCTCGATCGTTCTGCCGCACGAATGGAGCGGGATGCTGTTTCAGGCATCCATCGCGATTCTGATTCTCGTCGGTTTTGAATCCACCACAGTATTGGGCGCGGTCGCCACGAATCCCAAACGCGATGTCCCGCGCGGCGCGATTCTCGCGTTGCTCATCCAAGGTCTGCTCGTTTACCTGGTGGAATACTTTGCGGTAAGCGTCATCCAAAATGACCGATTGAAAGTGGGCGCGCTCACCGGCATCGCCGCGTCTGCGGCGTCGCGCGCGCCGATGGGCGACCTGGCAATCCAAATCGGCGATCCGCTTTTGGGCGGCAATGGATTCGTCGTCATGCTGACGATTGCCGCAACGGTTGCGCTCGCGCTGCTCGCCGCGACATTGACGGCGATGAACACCGGCGTGCGAATCAGTTTCGCCATGTCGCAAGATGAGGAGATGCCGGACATTATGGGTTTGTTGCACGCGCAGTATGCGACGCCCTATGTCGCCGTGGTTCTCCTTACGATCACTTCGGCGCTTATTGGTTCGCTGGGTGTGGTCGGCGGCGTCGTCGCGCTGACCGGCATCACGCTCGCTTCGAACCTGGGAACGTTCGTCCTGTACGCGCTTATCTGCGGACTGGCAGTGGTCGCGTTTGTGGGCAATCATGAATTCAATTGGTTGCGACATGTTATCTTGCCTATATTCGGATTGATCGCCAATCTAGGCATGGTGCTGGTGATTTGTATTGTTGGAACAACATCGAGTGGAGTAACCGCGCAAGCCACGTACCTCGCCCTGGGAATTGCGGCGGCGTGGTTGGCGTTAGGTGTGGTCTATGTAGTCGTGATGAAAATGCGTCGCGAACGCACGCTCGTTTCGCCGACACATCACATCACAACCGAGAAATAG
- a CDS encoding N-acetyltransferase has product MKPMIRLATEADAEQIQAIYAPFVQQTAISFELEPPTVDEMRARISKTLVQFPWLVCVSERKILGYAYASSHRTRAAYQWAVDVSAYVAPSSQRAGIGKALYTVLMQIIRLQGFYIAYAGIALPNPASVGLHEALGFAPIGVFRAVGYKLGAWHDVGWWQCDLCSRAVEPALPVSLEQVIQLPEWTSILASGLP; this is encoded by the coding sequence ATGAAGCCGATGATTCGTCTTGCTACTGAAGCAGATGCGGAACAAATTCAAGCGATTTACGCGCCGTTCGTTCAGCAGACCGCCATTTCGTTTGAACTCGAACCACCTACAGTGGATGAGATGCGCGCGCGCATCTCGAAAACGCTTGTGCAATTTCCGTGGCTGGTCTGTGTCTCTGAGCGAAAAATCCTGGGTTACGCGTACGCCAGTTCACATCGCACGCGCGCCGCGTACCAATGGGCGGTGGATGTCTCGGCGTACGTTGCTCCGTCCTCCCAGCGCGCTGGAATCGGCAAGGCGCTCTACACAGTTTTAATGCAGATTATTCGATTGCAAGGATTTTATATCGCGTACGCGGGAATCGCTCTGCCCAACCCTGCCAGCGTTGGCTTGCACGAAGCGTTAGGATTTGCGCCGATTGGCGTCTTTCGCGCGGTCGGTTATAAACTGGGCGCGTGGCATGATGTAGGATGGTGGCAATGTGATCTGTGTTCACGAGCGGTTGAGCCGGCGTTGCCCGTGTCGCTTGAGCAAGTAATCCAACTCCCAGAATGGACTAGCATCCTGGCGAGCGGTTTGCCCTAG
- a CDS encoding YnfA family protein has product MQIIQSLIYFAIAGLCEIGGGYLVWLWLREGKSMWLGLLGGGVLFVYGVIPTFQPANFGRVYAAYGGVFVALSIVWGWVVDKNLPDRFDLIGGLVALIGVIIIMYTPRS; this is encoded by the coding sequence ATGCAGATAATTCAGTCATTGATTTATTTTGCCATTGCCGGTTTGTGCGAAATTGGCGGCGGTTATTTGGTGTGGCTCTGGTTGCGCGAAGGGAAAAGTATGTGGCTGGGTCTTTTGGGCGGCGGTGTGTTGTTCGTGTACGGCGTCATCCCGACTTTTCAACCCGCGAACTTTGGGCGCGTCTATGCCGCCTATGGCGGTGTCTTTGTCGCGCTCTCGATTGTGTGGGGCTGGGTCGTGGACAAGAATCTGCCCGACCGCTTCGACTTGATCGGCGGGCTGGTCGCGTTGATTGGCGTTATCATTATCATGTACACGCCGCGCAGTTGA
- a CDS encoding ammonium transporter, protein MNLVRVAIIVLFAALLLGTAGVASAQGPEPANPKLDDAIVSVNVLWVLVAGFLVFFMQAGFALVETGFTRNKNVAHTMMMNMMVFCIGAVGYWLTGFAFQFGGVNFTYPTINGLDAWAFSPVTLGDWTGVLDQPLLIGGSGVLGLSGFMLGGLGANFGVLAFFLFQMVFMDTAATIPTGSLAERFKFVGFALMGLWVSMIIYPLVGNWVWGGGWLANLGRTMGWGNGAVDFAGSGVVHMIGGSVALAGAIVIGPRIGKFNKDGSANAIPGHSISLGILGTIILFFGWFGFNPGSALGFVGGFRNLAVNAAINTLMAGAAGGCAAMLYMWVVGPTKKPDPSMSVNGILAGLVAITAPCAFVDSTGAVIIGLVAGVWVCVAATVLEKAKIDDPVGAIPVHFANGVWGVLAVGIFANGNPDSAAWNGVATPVTGLLYGGSSQILAQGAEVVAIAVTVIGGSYVFFQVLSAFKLLRVSREVELAGLDLPEMGVLGYPKDWEPVPEVIKSGSPARVPSGATASATE, encoded by the coding sequence ATGAATTTGGTGCGCGTTGCCATAATCGTATTATTCGCCGCGCTGTTGCTCGGCACGGCGGGTGTCGCTTCGGCTCAGGGTCCCGAACCGGCAAACCCAAAGCTCGACGACGCCATTGTCAGTGTGAATGTGTTGTGGGTGCTCGTCGCCGGTTTTCTCGTATTCTTTATGCAAGCCGGGTTTGCGCTCGTCGAGACTGGCTTTACCCGCAACAAGAACGTCGCACACACGATGATGATGAACATGATGGTGTTTTGCATCGGCGCGGTCGGGTACTGGTTGACTGGCTTTGCCTTTCAGTTCGGCGGCGTGAACTTTACTTACCCCACGATCAATGGTCTCGATGCCTGGGCTTTCTCGCCGGTCACTCTGGGCGATTGGACGGGTGTGCTCGATCAACCATTGCTCATCGGCGGTTCGGGCGTCCTGGGTCTTTCTGGCTTTATGCTGGGTGGGCTGGGCGCGAATTTCGGCGTGTTGGCGTTCTTTCTGTTCCAGATGGTGTTCATGGATACTGCCGCGACGATTCCCACCGGTTCGCTGGCGGAACGATTCAAGTTCGTCGGCTTTGCGTTGATGGGCTTGTGGGTCAGCATGATCATCTACCCGTTGGTCGGCAACTGGGTGTGGGGCGGCGGTTGGCTCGCGAACCTGGGTCGCACGATGGGCTGGGGTAATGGCGCGGTGGACTTTGCCGGTTCCGGTGTTGTGCACATGATCGGCGGCTCGGTCGCGTTGGCGGGCGCAATCGTCATCGGTCCGCGTATCGGTAAATTCAACAAGGACGGTTCTGCCAATGCCATCCCCGGTCACAGCATTTCGTTGGGCATCTTGGGTACCATCATCCTGTTCTTTGGATGGTTCGGTTTCAATCCTGGGTCGGCGCTGGGCTTTGTCGGCGGATTCCGCAACTTGGCGGTCAACGCCGCGATCAATACGTTGATGGCTGGCGCGGCGGGTGGTTGCGCGGCGATGCTCTACATGTGGGTCGTTGGTCCAACCAAAAAACCGGATCCGTCCATGTCGGTCAACGGCATCCTTGCCGGTTTGGTGGCGATCACCGCGCCGTGCGCGTTCGTGGATAGTACGGGTGCGGTCATCATCGGACTCGTCGCCGGCGTGTGGGTGTGTGTCGCCGCGACCGTGCTAGAGAAAGCCAAGATTGACGATCCCGTTGGCGCGATCCCGGTGCACTTTGCGAATGGTGTGTGGGGCGTGTTGGCGGTCGGCATCTTTGCGAATGGCAATCCGGATTCGGCGGCGTGGAACGGCGTCGCGACGCCGGTGACTGGGTTGCTGTACGGTGGCTCGTCCCAGATTCTCGCGCAAGGCGCGGAAGTCGTAGCGATTGCCGTGACCGTGATCGGCGGATCCTACGTGTTCTTCCAGGTCTTGTCCGCGTTCAAACTGTTGCGCGTATCGCGCGAGGTCGAGTTGGCAGGATTGGACTTGCCGGAAATGGGCGTGCTCGGTTATCCCAAGGATTGGGAGCCGGTGCCCGAAGTCATCAAGTCCGGATCTCCCGCGCGCGTGCCCTCCGGCGCAACCGCGAGCGCCACCGAGTAG